CATATGCTTCAAAATCATTAGTTAAAATAAACTCCTTGAAGACCCGGATTGTGCTGTGTTTTTCTGAATCTTAGCACAAGGCCAGGGGCATAGTAGGGACTTGTAAATCTATGTTAAACATACAAGTCTCATTCTTTCCTTTCAGGTCTCCCCTTCTTTCCTATTTTGTATTATTGATTATATCCTACTGAGACTTGCTGTTTGATGCCTTATTTtgcttattgtttttattaaatatcttttatAGGTATAAATTCGAATGTTActattttgtctctttttattaTCACTATTTGCTTCTGCAAATGATTAATATGTCAGCATTTTGCAATAAACTCTGAGGCTAGATTCAGCTGCCATCATATCAAGTATTAGTAATTACTACTTTGTTATTAATTACTTTATAGGAAAATATAACTGAAGATGTAGTTagacaattaagaaaaaaatctcgCCCTTGGAAAGCAATGTACTTTAACTAGGGtggtacttttctttttcctcaagctattttatttttgtagcgACTGTTGTATTTTTATATCCGTAGTATCTTTTATCTTTGTAGTCACTATCATATAGAGCTGTCATATAACATTGACTTTAAAATGATCATAAACTTCTAAACAGCGCTTGCTCAAAGTAAGTTATACAGCCCTTCTTTATAGTCACTCGCATAACaatgaaatgttttctaaattatttgtCGAGTATATTTTAGAATGGATATTTAAAACCTTTTCTTTAATTATTAGGGCTTCAAAGACAACGTCTACCGTAAAAGACGAAAGTATTTTGCAGATTTGGCTATGAACTATAAACAGTAAGTGTactataaaaataacttaaaactttgaaataatgaaataaatggcaTAAATTATAGTCATAtagtaaatagaaaacaaaatatatgctACTGTTTATTGGATGCTAATCCAAAATGACTTCTTCTCTTTATCTCATTAGTGGAGACCCCATTCCTAGGGTTGAATTCACTGAAGAAGAGATTAAGACCTGGGGAACTGTGTTCCGAGAGCTCAACAAACTTTACCCAACCCATGCCTGCAGAGAGTATCTCAAAAACTTacctttgctttctaaatactGTGGATACCGGGAAGATAATATTCCACAATTGGAAGATGTCTCAAACTTTTTAAAAGGTAATGagctaattaatttttataaaaggagTATTGAACTCTTTTTCAACCACAACAGAATTTTTAATAGAGGACTAACATCTGGTTATATGGAAAGTCAGAATTTTTctgtattctgtcctggagaattggGCACCACATTTGAAGAGGAACATTCATAACCTGGAGCAAATGTGGAGGAAAGTGAGCAGAATTGTAAGGGGATAGGAGAATGTATCAGATAAATAAAATCTGAAGGATCCTTAGGGAACCTGGGAATTTAGGGGAGtttataactttatttaaatatttgaaggtCATCTTATATATTAGAGGGATTATTATACAGCTCTAAAGTAAAGGACAGTTGGATAGAAAGAGCAAACTTTTAGTTCGAAATGGAGAAGATCTTGCTAAAATAGCCATTTGAAATGAAGCAGGCTATTGAGATGATCAGTTCTACATCCATGGAAATGTTCATGCAAAAGTTCCATACCCACCCATGACAGAGAAGATTCAGGCACCTTCGGAAAGGTTGGAGTAAATGATCTCTGAAGCCCCTTTCTACACTAagattctactgttttcccaagAAAGAAGATGTTTTAGGGGAAGCATAAATGAAGAGTAAGGACAACTTTCCTCCTTTTAGTCCATCATGCTTACTTGGGCCaggtttccttattttttcctagctaaaataagaaataaaatgaccAATGATCTCCAGAGTCTACAATATGTAAGAGAAATAAACATCCCCTTTGATCTCAGCAGATTAGAACCTTAGGGGCAAAAATAGAAGTTATGTTTTTGACTCAAAGGGagtttagtgaaagtgaaaattgctcagtcgtgtccgagtctttgtgaccccatggactatacagtccatggaattttccaggccagaatactggagtgggtagcctttcctttctccaggggatcttcccagcccagggatcgaacccaggtctcctgcgctgcagacagattctttaccagctgagccacaagggaagcccaagaatactggagtgggtagtttatcccttctccagcagatcttcctgacccaggaatcgaaccagggtcttctgcattgcaggcggattctttaccaactgagctatcaggaaagccccaaagGGAGTTTATCTTATGGAGTTGAATAGATATGTAGATATTTATAACAGTCTATGTGATTAATTCAAAAATAGTATTTTCCAATCACAATAGAATTTATTACATAGACTGTTATAAACATCTACATATTTTTTCAATTCCATAATTCTCATTCCTCAACCACTGTATACAAAACTAAGAACTAAACAGAAGATGGCAATATAGTTTTTACAAGGGAAGAACTCATGGTAGTAGTTCCTATGAAAACTAGATTTAAAAATAGCAGTGATTAAGAATGGCAGAGAACCAAAGCACATGAACTTGTGGGGCTTAACAAAGATAGACTAGCATATGCTACAGAAGTTATTATCAAATCACATTTGCATGAGATTTAGAGGAAATATTTTGTTATGGATATGAAACTGAAAGCTGATCACTTGGGGTCTGGAGCTTGAGCAGGCTGCAGAGCTTATAGCTAAAGATGTTTCAAGGGAAAGTGTCAAAGACAGAAACCAAAATTAAGAGTCAGTTCCAACAAAATGTGAGTTGGAAAGGGCTACCTACCCTGGCAAATATGGTGGCCACTAGACAACTGTGGttgtttaaataattaaaataaatgtaaatcaagatgttagttccccaaccacatTAGCCACATTTcagtgctcagtagccacacaTGGCTAGTGGATACCCTATTGGGTAGTCCACATAATGAACATCTCCATCTTTGCAGAAAATTCTTTTGCCCATCAGAGTGGGAGAATCCAAGTACAAAGGAATGGGGTGGAACTGGAATTACCAGAATGTGAgaactgaagttgaaaggttctaggATGACCCATTAGGCctgctagaactaacatcaaaacaagatgtccttttcatcataggggactggaatgcaaaagtaggaagtcaagagatacctggagtaataggcaagtttggccttgaagaacaaaatgaagtagggcaaaggctaacagagttttgccaagagaatgcactggttgtagcaaataccctcttttgacaacacaagagacaactctacacatggacgtcaccagatggtcaatactgaaatcagattgattatattctttgcagctgaagatggagaagctctatacagttagcaaaaacaagactgggagctgactgtggctcagatcatgaactcattgcaaaattcagacttaaattgaagaaagtacggaaaaccactagacgattcaagtataacctaaatcaaatcccttacaattatacagtggaagtgacaaatagattcaagggaatagatctgatagacagaatgcctgaagaactatggatggaggtttgtgacattgtacaggaggcagtgatcaagaccatctccaagaaaaagaaatgcaaaaaggcaaaatggttgtctgaggttgTCTtagaaatatctgagaaaagaagagaagctaaaggcaaaggagaaaaggaaagctatacccatctgaatgcagagttccaaagaatagcaaagagagataagaaagccttcctcagtgatccatgcaaagaaatagaggaaaacaatagaatgggaaagactagtgatctcttcaggaaaattagagataccaagggaacatttcatgcaaagatgggcacaatgaaggacagatatggtatggacctaatagaagcagaagacattaagaagaggtggcaagaatacacagaactaatgcaaaaaagatcttcaggaaccagataaccatgatggcgtgatcactcacctagagccagacatcctggaatgcgaagtcaaatgggtgttaggaagcatcactacgaacaaaactagtggaggtgatggaataccagctgaactgtttcaaatcctaaaaatgatgctgttaaagtgctgcagtcaatatgccagtaaatttggaaaactcaacagtggtcataggactggaaaaggtcagttttcattccaatcccaaagaaaggcaatgccaaaaaatgttcaaactactgcaaaattgcactcatctcacacactaacaaagtaatgctcaaaattctccaagcaaggcttcaacagtacgtgaaccgagaacttccagatgttcaaactggatttagaaaaagtagaggaacctgagatcaaattgctaacatctgttggatcagaaaaagcaagagagttccagaaaaagatctacttctgctttattgactatgcccaaacctttgactgtgtggatcccaacaaactgtggaaaattcttcaagaaataggaataccagaccacctgacctgccttctgagaaatctgtatgcaggtcaagaagcaacagttagaactgaacatggaacaatagactggttccaaattgggaaaggagtatattgtcaaggctgtatattgtcaccctgcttatttaacttacatgcagagtacatcatgcgaaatgccaggctggacgaagcacaaggtggaattaagattgccggaagaaatatcaataacctcagatatgcagatgaaaccacccttatggcagaaagcaaagaggaactgaggagacTCTTggtaaaagtaaaagaggagagtgaaaaagctggcttaaaatacaacattcaaaaaactaagatcatagcatccggtcccatcacttcatggcaaatagatggggaaacaatggaaacaatgagagactttattttcttgggttccaaaatcactgcagatggtgactgcagccatgaaattaaaagatgcttgctccttggaagaaaagctatgaccaccctagacagcatattaaaaagcagagacattactttgccaacaaaaaggtccatctagtcaaagctattgtttttccagtagtcatgtatagatgagagagttggaccataaagaaagctgaacactgaagaactgatgcttttgaatggcggtgttggagaagagtcttgagtgtcccttggactgcaaggagatccagccagttcatcctaaaggaaattggtcctgaatattcattggaaggactgatgctgtagctgaaactccaatactttggccacctgatgcgaagaactgactcactggaaaagaccctgatgctgggaaagattgaaggtgggaagagaaggggatgacagaggatgagatggttggatagtatcactgactcgatggacatgagtttgagcaaactcctggagttggtgatggacagggaagcctggtgtgctgcagtccatggggtcacaaataatcagacacgactgagcgactgaactgaactgaactgagagtttgaAATGAAGGACAGGATTAGAGCTTATCGAGGTCCCCAGAGGCACTGCAGCAAGTAACTTTCACAGTGGGCATGCAGTCTCAACTGTTGGGGAATGAAAGAGCACCAGTcagttcagacaataaagaaactACAAGAGGGAGTACTGCCTAAGAATGTCATAGTTTCAAAAAATGGTTCTGGTGTAaattaacagatttttaaagtttttttttttttttaaagaaagattgtCTAAGGAACAGTTTAACCTCTTCATGGAGACAGCAAGGTGCAGTGTAGGGCCTGGGTTCATCCTACATTTATCatctgctgtgtggccttgggcacatTATTGAGTCTTTGAGCCATAGTTTTATGGTTGGCACAATCATAAACATGAAAGGAGATGTCATGTGTAAAAGTTCTTAATTCATCGTCTGGCCATCGTAATTATGACTTGTGTGACACGTTTTAGCTTCGTGTTCTCCCTCCAAGTGGTAACGTGGTGCCACTGGCAGAATTAAAATGTTGCAGCAACTAGTCTATTCTGGGGaacatttttctcctttgctttgcagAACGCACAGGTTTTTCCATCCGTCCTGTGGCTGGTTACTTATCACCAAGGGATTTCTTATCAGGCTTAGCCTTTCGAGTTTTTCACTGCACACAGTATGTGAGACACAGTTCAGATCCTCTCTACACTCCAGAACCGTAAGTACCTCTATCGCAGCATCCATCCATCAGCATGGTACTTACCTCACGAGTTTTGTTTTCATGAAGATCAAGTGAGTTAGCACATGTAAAGCATTTTGAATGGTGCCTGGCCTGTAATACATGTTCTATGCGCTATACATGCTAGCCATTACTATTACCAGTAGTAATTGACAACCTGTTAGGTACCAAGTACTGTTCTAAGCATAGGGGATGtaagactgaaaaaaattcaaagtttCCTGCCCTCCTAGGGCTTATATTCCAATGggagatacagaaaataaacaaacaagtaaatatgaataaaatagaatatcGGGTGGTTATAAGTtccatggagaaaaataaagcagggaaaggggacagaggtgtgtgtgtgtgtgtgtttctattttgAAAAGGGTGATCAGAGAAGGActctctgagaaggtgacatttgaacagagacctgatttgggggtggaggtggggcgaCATGTGGATGTCTGTGGGTATTTGCGTGaatttatgtatatgtgtttgtgaaTGCTCAAGGTTTTGAACCAAAATAATTTCTTTACTATAATAATGTCCTTTGTGGTCCATTTCTAAAGTAATATCACCTGGTCAGTTTGAATAAAAGTAAGATCAGGTTTTTATTTGATTGAATGGTTGATCATGCATTTGTGTTAAACGTCATAGTGTGACAACTTGTACCTCTTTTTCAGAGATACCTGCCATGAACTCTTAGGTCATGTCCCTCTTTTGGCTGAACCTAGTTTTGCTCAGTTCTCCCAAGAAATTGGCCTGGCTTCTCTTGGAGCTTCAGAAGAGGCTGTTCAAAAACTGGCAACGGTATAAATCTGGAAATCGCTATACAGATCATTAATTCTTAACTGGGGTGGGATGTGGGTATTTGTGTAGTTTAAAAGTACATATTCCAGATGAGCATTAGAAAATTTGTCTCTGctcatatttaatttaatttaaatagtttaaataaCATTAAAGGAAGACATTTAAGTTTTATCCAAAGAAgacgtggtaggctacagtccacagggttgcaaagagtcagacaagactgagagacttcacttcacttcacttaaagaAGacatgagcttaaaaaaaaaaggcagagaaataaagAACACTAGAATACAACAATGTTAATAGCTTATATACCCTTTTTTCAGTAAAAAATGATAGGTTCTCTAAAAATgatgctaaaaatattttttagcacTTTATAAGACGTCATGCTGGAAATACAAATATGAGTAAAGTTTAATTCCCACCTTCAAGGAACttaatgtgttagtcactcactcatgtcctactctttgtcaccttatgaactgtagcccgttaggctcctctgtccatgaaattctccaggcaagaatactggagtgggtagccattcccttctccaggggatcttcctgacccagggattgaacctgggtctcctgcattgctggcagattccttaccacagagccacctgggaagcccataaaatggtttattatattttaaaataaatgtcaataTTTAAATTTTGTCTCAGTTTACATTTGAATATGGTAAATATAGTTAGCTATATCCCACATAAACGGAAGGTCCTTAGGGTCCTTAGTTATATTTAAAAGTATGTAAGAGTTCCAGGAACAAAAGTTTGGGAAGTCTGACTTGGTCAAGGCCAGACTGTATAGCTAATCTGGGGGTCTTGGATTTTATTCCAGGGTAAATTGGGTCAGTGACTAAACgtcataatttgttttaaattgagCCATTCACAATGTGAAAGTAATGCTGATGTCCTTTTGCAGTGCTACTTCTTCACTGTGGAGTTTGGTCTGTGCAAACAAGAAGGGCAGCTAAGAGTCTTTGGTGCCGGCTTACTTTCTTCCATCAGTGAACTCAAAGTAAGAGTTGTAAATATTTGCATGTAACCATATTCACTTAATGTAATTGATGCAACCTGAAATAGTTTCTGGATTTGAACAAGAGcttactgtggaaaatacttgGGGTGGCAGTAAGCATTACCTAAGaggtatttttctctctttcctaagTTTTCTGAATATAGATGCCTATTCAGAATATAGATGTATcttctaaataaataagtattttaaagctTTTGCTTAACAAAGTCTTGCTGTTTCCTCACTGTTTTTGGTGTGCTAACAATAACTTCAGTACTTTCTAGGGAATTCTTCAATGAGATTTATTATGTATCCAATAAAGGAATGAACCTCTGTTTGTTAGGTGGTGAATGTAAGGTACAGTCCTGCTCTCAAAGAGCCCACCACCTGCTGGAGGGTACAAGTCATGTACAGGAATAACTACTGTTGGGTAGAAAGCAGATGCCATattaacagtaaataaataaagatcctTGGGTACATCCTACATGGAGAAGAGTGTTATAAAGAGTGGGGCATTTATAGGGAATAGCaattcatttgttttactttaGTATATTGTGGATTAAATAGAGATGTAGGAAATAAGTTTGGAATTGTAGATTGGGACCACTCTGTAATACATTCAGAGATGTGCTGATTCTGGCAGTTGTGTGAAGAAGGTGATCTATGAAAATGGATAGTATTTTTTGATTCACGGACTCTTTGTCCTCTAGCATGCTCTTTCTGGACACGCCAAAGTAAAGCCCTTTGACCCCAAGATTACATGCAAACAGGAGTGTCTCATCACAACTTTTCAGGATGTCTACTTTGTATCTGAAAGCTTTGAAGATGCAAAGGAGAAGATGAGGTAAAGTATATCTTCCTCATACCTTAATTTTCCTCTGCCTTAGATAGGTCCAGTAATGTAACAAGTCACAGAAGTAAACAGCTAATAATTAGAAGCCCTctacgtttactccttggaaggaaagttatgaccaacctagatagcatattcaaaagcagagacattactttgccaacaaaggtccatctagtaaaggctatggtttttccagtggtcatgtatggatgtgagagttggacggtgaagaaagctaaacactgaagaattgatgcttttgaactgtggtgttggagaagactcttgagagtcccttggactgcaaggagatccaaccagtccattctaaaggagatcagccctgggatttctttggaaggaatgatgctaaagctgaaactccagtactttggccacctcatgcgaagagttgactcattggaaaagagtctgatgctgggagggattgggggcaggaggagaaggggacgacagaggatgagatggctggatggcatcactgactcaatggacgtgagtctgggtgaactcctggagttggtgatggacagggaggcctggcatgctgcgattcatggggtcgcaaagagtcagacacgactgagcaactgaactgaactgaactgagctgaggcaCCTTCTGCCTGGAACATATCTCCCTTCCACAGTAAATATTTAGGATGTGTTGTTTACAGTGATGTTCAGGGTTGCAAATATGAATCAGATACACTGAGAAACTGGTTACTTCCCATTCCTTCCTATCAGAGAGTTTATAATCTAATAGGGAAAACAAAATGTATGCAAATTACTATATACCAAATTGGAAGCCTTAAAGAGATACAGATGAAACATTGTTTTGCATTTTATCCAGGAGCAATTCATTCTAGCTAGGGGAAAGGGAAAGTTTAATGGCATTTCAAAAAGGGCATGAAGTATACaaagggtttcagttcagttcagttcagtcgcttagtcgtgtccgactctgcgaccccatgaatcgcagcacgccaggcctccctgtccatcaccaactcccggagttcactcagactcatgtccatagagtcggtgatgccatccagccatctcatcctctgtcatccccttctcctccagcccccaatccctcccagcatcagactcttttctaatgagtcaactcttctcatgaggtggccaaagtattggagtttcagcttcagcatcagtccttccaatgaatatccaggactgatctcctttaggatggactggttggatctccttgcagtccaagggactctcaagagtcttctccaacaccacagttcaaaagcatcaattcttcagtgtttagctttcttcaccgtccaactctcacatccatacatgaccactggaaaaaccatagcctttactagatggacctttgttggcaaagtaatgtctctgcttttgaatatgctatctaggttggtcataactttccttccaaggagtaagcgtcttttaatttcatggctgcaatcaccatctgcagtgattttggagcccaaaaaaataaagtctgacactgtttccactgtttccccatctatttcccatgaagtgatggggccagatgccatgatcttcgttttctgaatgtttagatATGTTCAATGTTAGACTAATGGACAGTATTCTGTTTTCATCATTTTTCCCCTAGAAACTGATTGCctcttatttgttttcttatatagAGAATTTACCAAGACAATCAAGCGTCCATTTGGAGTGAAGTATAATCCGTATACACGGAGTATTCAGATCTTGAAAGATACCAGGAGTATAACCAGCGCCATGAACGAGCTTCAGCATGAGCTGGATGTTGTCAGTGATGCCCTTGCTAAGGTCAGCAGGCAGCTGAGCATCTGACAGTTACCGGTCCTCATCCTGGAAGCATCTGAGCACCAATTCAGATGCCTGTGGGCCAACTGTGGCTTTGCTTAAAGAGCTGATTGTGGAGGGACAGCAGCCAAACAATATTCTCTACTCACATTCTTTAAGGGACCATTACTCTTTGAAAATGAGTACCCAGATACCCCAAGCACACATCTAGATATTTtagccactacttatttttttcttttggtaacaGCTTTTGTGaagtataattcacatactatacaaTTCACTTACCATCCCAGTTTTTATAGAGAATTTGCTTGACCCAATGGATAAATCTATTCTTAGCCTGATTTTATTTTCCCCAGTTCTTTTTGAGTAAAATGATGATCACTTAAAATACCTTGATGGTTATTATGGAGCTAATCCATATTGTTATCTGAGATCCTCTTATTTCTACAGTATCTTACTTATCATCAAATTTGGGCCAAGCTTGGTCACATTCACATGCCTCAATTTAATAGGAAACCAACTCTCTCCACTGCTAGCCTGAGCACAAGCAGAGAGAGCTTTGCATATGAAAC
This sequence is a window from Bubalus kerabau isolate K-KA32 ecotype Philippines breed swamp buffalo chromosome 15, PCC_UOA_SB_1v2, whole genome shotgun sequence. Protein-coding genes within it:
- the TPH1 gene encoding tryptophan 5-hydroxylase 1; the protein is MIEDNKENKDHSFERGRATLIFSLKNEVGGLIKALKIFQEKHVNLLHIESRKSKRRSSEFEIFVDCDISREQLNDIFHLLKSHSNILSVNLPDNFTVKEDGMETVPWFPKKISDLDHCANRVLMYGSELDADHPGFKDNVYRKRRKYFADLAMNYKHGDPIPRVEFTEEEIKTWGTVFRELNKLYPTHACREYLKNLPLLSKYCGYREDNIPQLEDVSNFLKERTGFSIRPVAGYLSPRDFLSGLAFRVFHCTQYVRHSSDPLYTPEPDTCHELLGHVPLLAEPSFAQFSQEIGLASLGASEEAVQKLATCYFFTVEFGLCKQEGQLRVFGAGLLSSISELKHALSGHAKVKPFDPKITCKQECLITTFQDVYFVSESFEDAKEKMREFTKTIKRPFGVKYNPYTRSIQILKDTRSITSAMNELQHELDVVSDALAKVSRQLSI